A genomic stretch from Telmatocola sphagniphila includes:
- a CDS encoding SDR family oxidoreductase, with product MSVKLKKLADQVIVITGASSGIGLMTAEAAAKGGAKLVLAARSGQALENIVARLGSEAIAVTCDVSDPQQVQQLAEKAIARFGRIDTWINNAGLGLYGRLDETNEDDDRKLFDINFWGVVHGSRAALPHLRKNGGALINVGSEVSESYTPLLGMYTASKHAVKGFTDALRVEVEKVDKAPVSITLIQPTAVNTPFPQHARNYLEHEPALPDPKLDPKQVAAAILSAAVKPVREKRVGTMAKISTTLATLFPAVEDRVIASQVAKLQTEDPPRNTAGALHQSSEAAGTAGHTHGVSA from the coding sequence ATGAGTGTGAAATTAAAAAAACTCGCCGATCAGGTGATCGTGATAACGGGTGCTTCGAGCGGTATCGGTTTGATGACAGCCGAGGCCGCGGCTAAAGGCGGTGCAAAATTGGTGCTTGCTGCACGGAGCGGTCAAGCCTTGGAAAACATCGTCGCTCGTCTCGGATCGGAAGCTATTGCGGTAACCTGCGATGTATCCGATCCGCAACAGGTGCAACAATTGGCGGAAAAGGCCATCGCCCGCTTCGGTCGCATCGATACCTGGATCAATAATGCCGGTCTGGGCCTTTATGGTCGACTGGATGAGACCAATGAAGACGATGATCGAAAACTGTTCGACATCAACTTCTGGGGAGTGGTGCACGGCAGTCGGGCCGCGCTTCCCCATCTGCGCAAAAATGGCGGGGCGCTGATCAATGTCGGTAGCGAAGTCTCCGAATCGTATACACCACTTCTGGGAATGTATACCGCCAGCAAGCATGCCGTGAAAGGTTTTACCGATGCTTTACGAGTGGAAGTGGAGAAAGTCGATAAAGCGCCGGTTTCCATCACTCTTATACAGCCCACGGCCGTGAATACGCCGTTTCCTCAACATGCCCGCAACTATCTGGAACATGAACCGGCGCTGCCCGATCCCAAACTCGATCCGAAGCAAGTCGCGGCGGCAATTCTTTCCGCAGCCGTGAAACCGGTGCGTGAAAAACGGGTGGGCACCATGGCCAAGATCAGCACCACGCTGGCGACTCTCTTCCCGGCAGTGGAGGACCGAGTAATCGCCTCCCAGGTTGCTAAATTACAAACGGAGGATCCGCCGCGCAATACGGCCGGGGCGTTGCATCAGTCGAGTGAAGCTGCGGGTACCGCCGGGCACACGCACGGCGTCTCCGCATAG
- a CDS encoding Hsp70 family protein: MDTIIGIDLGTTNSAVAIMTPEGAKLIPNSLGQNLTPSVVALDEKERVLVGSAAKEYQVLHSERSASLFKRYMGTEWTTKISKRTFTPEELSSLILAALKRDAENYLGHPVTKAVITVPAYFNDRQRKATIAAGQIAGLEVQRILNEPTAAAIAYGLHESQQNKTILIYDLGGGTFDVSIVEFFEGALEVKASSGENFLGGEDFTRAIAAMILDREGVSFERAEIDTPKRVSRLIQLCEVAKRKLSQQETVSVQVPNRQGIITEDTPTFEINRSLLEDRIKSLLARTELPVRRVLNDTRLPKEKLDEVILVGGATRMPMVRDRVKQMLGREPQIRLNPDEVVAMGAAVQAGLFSRSAALDDLVVTDVAPFTLGIETVKKLGGSYTDGYFAPIIERNTTIPVSRVESFSTVEPNQTMITVKVYQGDSRKTDQNLLLGKFDVMGIPQGPPGQQVDIRFTYDLNGVLEVEATIAKTGKKKNFVITSGAKQMSAAQIEAALKAMATLKIHPRENEVNRYVLLRAERLYAELSRELRERLAVLMDTFEAAMNHQDPVLIESTRQELQQFLSAFDPSEKAEEDGP; encoded by the coding sequence ATGGATACGATCATCGGCATTGACCTCGGTACCACCAACTCGGCCGTGGCTATTATGACGCCCGAGGGCGCGAAGCTCATTCCCAATTCGCTCGGGCAGAATCTCACCCCGTCGGTCGTTGCACTGGATGAAAAAGAACGAGTTCTCGTCGGTTCCGCCGCGAAGGAATATCAAGTACTTCATTCCGAACGATCGGCCAGCCTGTTCAAACGCTACATGGGCACCGAATGGACCACCAAAATTTCCAAGCGAACGTTCACTCCGGAAGAGCTTTCCAGCCTCATCCTGGCCGCCTTGAAGCGCGATGCGGAGAACTATCTCGGTCATCCGGTGACTAAGGCAGTTATCACCGTCCCGGCCTACTTCAACGACCGGCAGCGCAAAGCCACGATTGCCGCCGGGCAGATCGCCGGGTTGGAAGTTCAGAGAATTCTCAACGAACCGACGGCTGCCGCGATTGCCTACGGCCTGCACGAAAGCCAGCAGAACAAAACGATCCTGATCTACGATCTTGGCGGGGGTACTTTCGATGTTTCCATTGTGGAATTCTTCGAAGGAGCTCTCGAAGTGAAAGCCTCCTCCGGCGAGAACTTTCTCGGCGGCGAAGATTTTACCCGCGCCATCGCCGCCATGATCCTGGATCGCGAAGGGGTTTCCTTTGAACGTGCCGAAATTGACACTCCCAAACGAGTCTCCCGGCTGATTCAACTCTGCGAAGTCGCTAAACGCAAGCTCAGTCAGCAGGAAACGGTCTCGGTTCAGGTTCCCAATCGGCAAGGTATTATTACCGAGGATACACCCACTTTCGAAATCAATCGGTCACTACTGGAGGATCGCATCAAATCACTCCTGGCCCGCACCGAATTGCCGGTTCGCCGGGTGCTGAACGATACCCGCCTGCCCAAAGAAAAGCTGGACGAAGTCATTCTCGTTGGCGGTGCCACCCGCATGCCGATGGTGCGCGATCGGGTGAAGCAGATGCTGGGCCGCGAACCGCAGATTCGCCTCAATCCCGATGAGGTGGTTGCTATGGGGGCGGCCGTTCAGGCCGGACTGTTCAGTCGTTCGGCCGCGCTGGACGATCTGGTGGTCACCGATGTTGCCCCCTTCACCCTGGGTATCGAGACGGTGAAAAAATTGGGTGGCAGTTACACCGACGGCTATTTCGCCCCGATTATTGAACGCAACACCACCATCCCGGTGAGTCGCGTGGAATCGTTTTCCACGGTGGAACCCAATCAGACAATGATCACGGTGAAGGTGTATCAGGGAGATAGCCGGAAGACAGATCAAAATCTTTTACTGGGCAAATTTGATGTGATGGGCATTCCCCAGGGACCGCCCGGCCAACAGGTCGATATTCGATTCACCTACGATCTCAACGGCGTACTGGAGGTGGAGGCGACGATTGCGAAGACGGGCAAGAAGAAGAATTTCGTAATTACCTCCGGTGCCAAACAGATGTCCGCGGCCCAGATCGAGGCGGCTTTGAAAGCCATGGCCACCTTGAAGATTCATCCCCGTGAAAATGAAGTCAACCGCTATGTGCTGCTGCGGGCCGAGCGACTTTACGCGGAATTGAGCCGGGAACTTCGCGAGCGTCTCGCGGTTCTAATGGATACCTTTGAAGCCGCGATGAATCATCAGGATCCCGTCTTGATCGAGTCGACCCGACAGGAGCTTCAGCAATTTCTCAGTGCCTTCGATCCATCTGAAAAGGCGGAGGAAGATGGACCCTAA
- a CDS encoding zinc-dependent alcohol dehydrogenase, with protein MRALCWYGKGDVRVETVPDPKIQDPRDAIIKITTSGICGSDLHLLDGYIPTMEKGDVLGHEPMGEVVEVGREVRNLKKGDRVVVPFTISCGSCFFCRKSLYSCCDNSNPNAKIAKQLMGHSPAGLFGYSHMLGGFPGGQAEYLRVPFADVGPLKIDSDLPDDKVIFLSDIFPTGYMAAENAQIEAGDTVAVWGCGPVGQMTIKSAWMFKAARVIAIDCVEERLELARKEGRAETINFEKEDVYERLQALTAERGPDRCIDAVGCEAHAAGTLGNVMDKVASQVKVTPDKSHVLNQTIISCRKGGTISVPGAYGGFPDNIPFGAFMNKGLTMKTGQTHMQRYMKPLLQKIESGEIDPSFVITHRVPLEEAPEAYRKFRDKKDGCIKVVLKF; from the coding sequence ATGAGAGCGCTGTGCTGGTACGGAAAAGGCGATGTACGAGTCGAAACGGTTCCTGATCCGAAAATTCAGGATCCGAGGGACGCCATTATCAAAATTACCACAAGCGGCATTTGCGGGTCGGATCTCCATTTGCTCGATGGCTACATCCCGACGATGGAAAAAGGGGATGTTCTGGGCCATGAGCCGATGGGTGAAGTTGTGGAAGTTGGCCGGGAAGTCCGCAATTTAAAGAAGGGGGACCGGGTAGTCGTTCCCTTCACCATCTCCTGCGGAAGCTGTTTTTTCTGCCGAAAATCGCTTTACTCCTGCTGCGATAATTCGAATCCGAACGCCAAGATTGCCAAGCAATTGATGGGACACTCCCCCGCCGGGCTATTTGGTTATTCGCATATGCTCGGCGGCTTTCCCGGCGGTCAGGCAGAATATCTTCGAGTGCCCTTCGCCGATGTGGGGCCATTGAAGATCGATTCGGATCTTCCCGACGACAAAGTGATTTTCCTCTCCGATATTTTCCCGACGGGTTATATGGCAGCGGAGAATGCTCAAATTGAAGCGGGTGATACCGTGGCCGTCTGGGGGTGTGGCCCGGTGGGGCAAATGACGATTAAGTCGGCCTGGATGTTCAAAGCGGCCCGGGTGATAGCCATCGATTGCGTGGAAGAGCGTTTGGAACTAGCGCGAAAAGAAGGCCGGGCGGAAACGATCAACTTCGAAAAGGAAGATGTCTACGAACGCTTGCAGGCGCTGACGGCCGAGCGTGGTCCAGATCGTTGCATCGACGCCGTGGGATGTGAAGCCCATGCGGCAGGCACGCTGGGCAACGTCATGGATAAAGTAGCTTCGCAGGTGAAGGTGACGCCGGATAAATCCCACGTACTCAACCAGACCATTATCAGTTGTCGCAAGGGGGGCACGATATCGGTGCCGGGCGCGTATGGCGGCTTTCCGGATAATATCCCGTTCGGGGCATTTATGAATAAAGGGCTGACTATGAAAACCGGTCAGACCCACATGCAACGTTATATGAAACCGCTGTTGCAGAAAATTGAATCCGGTGAAATCGATCCCTCCTTCGTGATCACTCATCGCGTACCTTTAGAGGAGGCTCCCGAAGCTTATAGAAAGTTTCGCGATAAAAAAGATGGGTGTATTAAAGTTGTGTTGAAGTTTTAA
- a CDS encoding polysaccharide biosynthesis/export family protein: MNFPALLRTTHFWMIGFSLALATGCSSTGNSVNPFAQDHKMIDSAKELRYTGVAPLPRELNKQPLEAYVVEPGDGLLILPAEIDSTIRVPSDQTVLPDGTIDLGRYGRPQVSGRTLPDIEKIVNQTVKAQSNAPEPGKSNLLTVRLVNRVSKVYYVLGEVNTPGAYPIQGRETVLDGILAAGGLNSKSSRKNIILVRPSLPEGCRTVLAVCYPEIVQLGDTSTNYQLQPGDRIYVSSKCFFEGVFHKEPCVTCTGPQRSCDFAGGACGAPAATQTQIGSAAVPPNPMPTQLPR; this comes from the coding sequence GTGAACTTTCCGGCTCTGTTACGAACGACTCATTTTTGGATGATAGGTTTCTCGCTGGCTCTTGCTACAGGCTGCAGTAGCACGGGCAATTCGGTGAACCCCTTCGCTCAGGATCACAAGATGATCGACTCGGCGAAAGAGCTCCGATATACCGGTGTGGCCCCCCTGCCCCGCGAACTGAACAAACAGCCGCTCGAGGCTTACGTCGTTGAACCTGGGGATGGATTATTGATCCTTCCTGCCGAGATCGATTCGACGATTCGGGTGCCGAGCGATCAGACCGTTTTGCCCGATGGCACCATCGATCTGGGTCGGTATGGCCGTCCGCAAGTCTCCGGGCGAACTCTGCCGGATATCGAGAAGATCGTGAATCAGACGGTCAAGGCTCAGTCGAATGCTCCGGAACCGGGCAAATCGAACCTTTTGACGGTGCGATTGGTAAACCGGGTTAGCAAGGTTTACTACGTACTCGGAGAAGTGAACACGCCGGGCGCCTACCCGATTCAAGGTCGCGAAACGGTGCTGGACGGAATTCTGGCCGCGGGTGGGCTGAACAGCAAATCGTCGCGCAAAAACATCATTCTGGTACGGCCCAGCCTGCCGGAAGGTTGTCGAACGGTGCTGGCGGTCTGCTATCCGGAGATCGTACAGTTGGGAGACACTTCCACGAATTACCAGTTGCAGCCGGGCGATCGCATTTATGTCTCGAGTAAATGTTTCTTTGAAGGTGTTTTCCACAAGGAGCCTTGCGTGACCTGCACCGGTCCACAGCGTTCCTGCGATTTCGCTGGAGGAGCTTGTGGCGCACCGGCCGCCACTCAAACACAGATTGGTAGCGCGGCTGTCCCCCCAAACCCCATGCCGACGCAGTTACCTCGCTAA
- a CDS encoding P-loop NTPase family protein: MAINERKSSRLRFGIYELDYLLNKDNRCVFAESVTAMNSQEDLPPEPKEVHSTAPDTKPALGCLEIEAVNSGCMSLCILGPDGTGKSLLALHLANHYLVDAKTIGNCQPLALYFSTDLSQSQAETSWKAFALDNPQLRWEELPSFAKGSDGEKPTLNNIGFRGVKPFLEHDGSHNSLLSSLCVGNLPSDPIELFFLDSQAKPCGDDWLYLSRFISTLPLPSGDSWPHLLLIDAVEGLEPAFGRRDIFGHESAGRTRLAQLIRAAREKCHIVYVVEEPRPGETLDTQYVTDVVIRLTVEKTGNYSHRTIEVEKARGAQHIRGQHDFAIRSGVGSATGEQVNADDPKVPRLKNTHRENIAYMHVMRSLHSMSRQVLELPSGETPDINPRRDKVYGFGIKYLDSLLPRVESSQGDERTNGLIGGTASALIGPLTTHKSRLARAFLAQVLPDGLDDYLESLESGKQPSLKPTIKELGVLISTQRVDRSVLFRTAWQHRFGKPFAAKDTAQAVRHTTKLIEDNLCPFIVRRLEVHRYSSQGIVHVIKESIQSAQQQLLNLSDPSGNLYKVEVKEKHGTTKTREICRNIRFVFDDWHVFQDTFPEAAQDPMLLPHIFHFLSRQGITALFLDTEPGIPLMPDAHSDVTLRALASRHLYTWLVPFYGERRIAITTTPPAASGVPSPIFELRPRRVEQSTQFEDEQLIVDPHFEMYTGLESSDIKRVALKVILYNGAKKKSDEEPIEGEYITTIRQLMSDLFGNEDHSTLETVDSAGYDRMRDYVYLQDGTRLDHTLVMQVDEFWSESIPSLADLTDYMNDETDINEKELSDIEDPSRLRRGQRSRLEVFNVVTKKFKNDYNLYFNKEKKPLRIDKVPFLWDFGFLLANREQWLSIAKSQPNSSEIWSALSVFELNSGEYHKKLGSEKDRYISWYQFFGICELARSRGYIPFDIDLQTSEVLSCLVLEVWCSILLDLRIKLPDQILNGIRHDEATMSTGLVELIDLKDEKGVKCGELALALALQLIFSNLPKMEIEGGSFVCRPANPNAFTARHYYSTAARKNYNSGRLVPLKLPGWFSVRGDWFLGLAKGSRSPRLGLRAMDLLCSTRGNFERLRAGIGLPVREILSDDSVGSVRTALVAPWKSDLTPNMDIGHITLEALYAIAPDSNPSEPNKPQFNFLWRSLLQHYDQTSRRFHRWLGRMYLMHDAWRIHFKALEDSCWKDLGSLQDGISNAIKDIEEQERNKKTEDKFSTQIELLRSMLKQGID, from the coding sequence ATGGCAATTAACGAGCGAAAAAGCAGTAGATTGAGATTCGGGATTTACGAACTTGATTATCTCTTGAATAAGGACAATCGTTGTGTTTTTGCTGAGTCGGTGACGGCGATGAATTCTCAAGAAGACCTCCCACCGGAACCTAAAGAAGTTCACTCAACAGCCCCAGACACCAAACCTGCACTAGGATGTCTTGAGATTGAGGCCGTGAACTCGGGATGCATGAGCCTCTGCATCTTAGGACCCGATGGGACTGGCAAATCCCTTTTGGCTTTACACCTCGCTAACCATTACTTGGTTGATGCTAAAACAATTGGAAATTGCCAGCCTTTGGCGCTCTATTTCTCGACGGATCTCTCTCAGTCCCAAGCTGAGACTTCGTGGAAAGCATTTGCTCTGGACAATCCTCAACTCAGGTGGGAAGAGCTACCATCCTTTGCTAAAGGATCGGACGGTGAAAAACCTACACTGAACAACATTGGGTTTCGCGGGGTGAAACCATTTCTAGAGCACGACGGATCTCATAACAGCCTCCTAAGCTCACTTTGTGTGGGGAATCTGCCTTCCGATCCTATTGAGTTGTTTTTTTTAGACAGTCAGGCTAAACCATGCGGCGATGACTGGCTATATTTGAGTCGTTTTATAAGTACTTTACCTCTTCCCTCAGGTGACAGTTGGCCCCATCTTTTATTGATTGATGCAGTCGAAGGGTTAGAACCCGCTTTCGGTCGTCGTGATATATTCGGGCATGAGTCGGCAGGCCGAACTCGTCTAGCGCAATTGATTCGTGCGGCTCGAGAAAAGTGTCATATTGTATATGTTGTCGAGGAGCCAAGGCCAGGAGAGACTCTAGATACGCAATATGTTACAGACGTCGTAATTCGTCTGACAGTTGAAAAGACGGGTAATTATTCTCATCGAACAATTGAGGTCGAAAAAGCCAGAGGTGCTCAGCACATTCGCGGACAGCACGATTTTGCGATTCGATCTGGTGTTGGCTCTGCAACGGGTGAGCAGGTGAATGCAGACGATCCTAAAGTTCCTCGGCTCAAAAATACTCATAGAGAAAATATCGCTTACATGCATGTAATGCGATCACTACATTCAATGAGTAGACAGGTGCTCGAATTACCCTCAGGAGAAACGCCTGACATCAACCCAAGACGAGACAAAGTTTATGGGTTTGGGATCAAATATCTGGATAGCCTTCTTCCAAGAGTCGAGAGTAGTCAGGGAGACGAAAGAACAAATGGCTTGATCGGCGGTACGGCCTCAGCTCTCATTGGACCTTTAACCACACACAAGAGTCGTCTAGCGCGAGCGTTTTTAGCTCAAGTTTTGCCCGATGGTCTGGATGATTATCTTGAATCGCTTGAATCCGGGAAGCAACCTTCACTAAAGCCCACTATCAAAGAACTAGGAGTATTAATCTCGACTCAAAGAGTGGACCGATCTGTACTTTTCCGAACTGCATGGCAGCATCGTTTTGGTAAACCATTTGCAGCGAAAGACACTGCGCAAGCCGTCCGACATACAACGAAATTGATCGAAGATAATTTGTGTCCGTTTATCGTACGCAGGCTTGAAGTTCATCGCTATTCGTCGCAAGGGATAGTACATGTAATCAAAGAGTCCATTCAAAGTGCTCAGCAGCAATTACTCAATCTTAGTGATCCATCAGGGAACTTATATAAAGTTGAGGTAAAAGAGAAACACGGAACAACGAAGACACGCGAAATTTGTCGTAATATAAGATTTGTGTTCGATGATTGGCATGTCTTTCAAGATACTTTTCCCGAAGCTGCGCAAGATCCCATGCTGCTACCACACATTTTTCACTTCCTTAGTCGCCAAGGCATCACGGCACTTTTTCTCGACACTGAACCTGGCATTCCATTAATGCCGGACGCACATTCTGATGTTACGCTCCGAGCTTTGGCTTCAAGACACTTATATACATGGCTTGTGCCATTTTACGGAGAACGAAGGATTGCAATAACGACAACACCTCCTGCTGCATCAGGAGTACCTTCCCCAATATTCGAACTTAGGCCACGTAGAGTCGAGCAAAGTACACAGTTTGAAGACGAACAATTGATTGTTGATCCTCACTTTGAAATGTACACAGGCTTGGAATCTTCAGATATCAAAAGAGTAGCACTAAAAGTGATCCTTTATAACGGTGCAAAGAAAAAGTCCGACGAGGAGCCTATTGAAGGAGAGTACATCACAACAATTCGCCAACTGATGAGTGACCTATTCGGGAATGAGGATCACTCGACACTCGAAACGGTCGACAGTGCAGGATACGATCGGATGCGGGATTACGTCTATCTGCAAGATGGAACTCGCCTAGATCATACTTTAGTTATGCAAGTTGATGAATTCTGGTCGGAGAGCATCCCGTCGTTAGCAGACTTGACAGATTATATGAATGATGAAACCGACATCAATGAAAAAGAATTAAGTGATATTGAAGATCCATCTCGGCTTCGTAGGGGACAGAGGAGTCGATTGGAGGTATTTAATGTTGTCACAAAAAAATTTAAGAATGACTACAATTTGTATTTCAACAAAGAGAAAAAACCACTTCGAATAGACAAGGTTCCATTTCTTTGGGATTTTGGCTTCTTATTAGCAAATCGTGAGCAGTGGCTCTCCATAGCAAAATCGCAACCAAACTCATCAGAGATTTGGTCGGCTCTTTCGGTATTTGAACTCAATTCAGGTGAATATCATAAAAAACTGGGATCAGAGAAAGACAGATATATTAGTTGGTATCAGTTCTTCGGCATATGTGAACTCGCTCGGAGTCGAGGATATATCCCTTTTGATATCGACTTGCAAACATCAGAAGTTCTCTCCTGTTTAGTCCTTGAAGTTTGGTGCTCGATTTTGCTCGATTTGCGTATAAAACTGCCAGATCAGATACTTAACGGCATTAGACATGATGAAGCAACTATGTCGACAGGACTAGTCGAATTGATCGATCTTAAAGATGAAAAAGGTGTTAAATGCGGTGAACTGGCATTGGCATTGGCGTTACAACTCATTTTTAGTAACCTTCCAAAAATGGAAATTGAGGGCGGCTCTTTTGTATGTCGCCCTGCAAATCCGAATGCGTTTACTGCGAGACACTATTATTCGACTGCTGCTCGAAAAAACTATAACTCCGGCCGTTTAGTTCCACTAAAGCTGCCGGGATGGTTCTCTGTTCGTGGTGATTGGTTTTTAGGGCTCGCAAAAGGAAGTCGGTCACCTCGGCTTGGCTTAAGAGCTATGGACTTATTATGTAGTACCAGAGGCAATTTTGAACGACTCAGAGCAGGAATTGGATTACCAGTACGCGAGATCTTGAGTGATGATAGTGTAGGTTCTGTCCGAACTGCGCTCGTGGCTCCATGGAAAAGTGATTTGACTCCCAATATGGATATTGGACATATCACACTGGAAGCGCTTTATGCCATCGCACCTGACAGCAATCCTTCAGAACCCAATAAACCACAGTTCAACTTTCTCTGGCGATCTTTGCTGCAACACTACGATCAGACATCCAGGCGATTTCACAGATGGTTAGGACGAATGTACCTTATGCATGACGCATGGAGAATTCATTTCAAAGCATTAGAAGACTCTTGTTGGAAGGATCTTGGATCTTTACAAGATGGAATAAGCAATGCTATCAAAGACATTGAAGAGCAGGAACGGAACAAAAAAACCGAGGATAAATTTTCCACTCAAATAGAATTACTACGCTCGATGTTAAAGCAAGGAATAGATTAA
- a CDS encoding DUF4142 domain-containing protein yields MKTFRFLSGFIALMSFAVNLTAQTAVRNSDDKKPFNDAEFVKKASSGGLHEVELGKLAETSASNKEVIKFADRMVTDHSKAGQELKDIAKAEGFAVTEKQLPEHQKEFDALKSLTGAMFDKEYVKHMVKDHEEDVHEFTRASKEAKNPRLRAFAEKTLPVIKEHLEIIRKLETKFE; encoded by the coding sequence ATGAAAACTTTTCGATTTCTTTCAGGTTTTATAGCTTTAATGTCCTTTGCCGTGAATCTAACAGCGCAAACCGCTGTTCGAAATAGCGATGACAAGAAGCCTTTCAACGACGCCGAGTTCGTAAAGAAAGCCAGCAGTGGTGGCTTACATGAAGTCGAGTTGGGCAAGTTGGCCGAGACCTCGGCGAGCAATAAGGAAGTTATTAAGTTCGCGGATCGCATGGTGACCGATCACTCCAAGGCGGGGCAGGAGCTTAAGGATATTGCCAAAGCCGAAGGCTTCGCGGTTACGGAAAAGCAGCTCCCCGAACATCAGAAAGAATTCGATGCGTTGAAATCTTTAACGGGTGCGATGTTCGACAAGGAGTATGTGAAGCATATGGTTAAGGATCACGAAGAGGATGTGCATGAATTCACTCGCGCTTCCAAGGAAGCCAAGAATCCCAGGTTGCGAGCCTTCGCGGAAAAAACGCTCCCGGTGATCAAAGAGCATCTGGAAATCATTCGGAAGCTTGAAACGAAGTTCGAGTAA
- a CDS encoding J domain-containing protein, which translates to MPPEDLPEDLKHWPANPRELFGLSNRFTREDLKRSYNKLIRRFRPEHHPEQFRKIREHYEFLQRFEDQEADDLTATSSLIVNFEPNSFQPAFTITSTGPEGHTAPQLTDFWQMAVDGQLLEAYRGLNRLVTELQATPIHYVQLYWLCELFSEVKNLCPETNWLYEGLKRFGWAEPLTELLRREIFVDATLVNTPEFLELKNLPSTSLHLSHWYQIRYRALWETSDILQFIEDFETLKQHYTEVDEDLAFRLVLQMFDYVAWLPMNENRASQLLDRILVYLNSFAMRSDRNYQLDRCESLQLIRLSWKSLQARMPPIPYVFEILAANWLNDSITCTADYLGFLNSMEIRPIKWLNRLEKVAVVAPVINSLLHAALMNELWRTDDSETDVESPWLKAELKRLLGEISFPNLRGSLTFRRIRQILVHVCLKERLIFERGIQALESMMDRKTRSEQELLDDLNNDLNAKIVCLAYRLAGSQ; encoded by the coding sequence ATGCCTCCGGAAGATCTGCCCGAAGATCTCAAACATTGGCCTGCTAATCCGCGGGAACTTTTCGGTCTTTCGAATCGATTCACTCGCGAGGATCTGAAGCGGAGCTATAACAAGCTGATTCGTCGCTTTCGGCCCGAACATCATCCGGAACAGTTTCGAAAAATTCGCGAGCACTACGAATTTCTGCAGCGCTTCGAAGATCAGGAAGCAGACGACCTCACGGCAACGAGTTCGCTGATTGTAAATTTTGAACCGAACAGCTTTCAGCCAGCTTTCACAATTACAAGTACCGGTCCCGAAGGTCATACGGCTCCGCAGCTCACCGACTTCTGGCAGATGGCCGTGGATGGTCAACTCCTGGAGGCCTACCGGGGTTTGAATCGTCTCGTCACGGAACTTCAGGCCACTCCCATTCACTACGTGCAACTTTACTGGTTGTGCGAACTGTTTTCGGAGGTTAAGAATCTCTGTCCCGAGACCAATTGGCTTTATGAGGGACTCAAACGGTTCGGTTGGGCGGAGCCTCTGACTGAACTGCTGCGCCGGGAAATTTTTGTCGACGCAACGCTGGTGAACACTCCGGAATTTTTGGAACTGAAGAACTTGCCCAGCACGAGCCTCCACTTATCGCACTGGTATCAAATCCGCTATCGCGCGCTCTGGGAAACCTCGGATATACTGCAATTCATCGAGGACTTTGAGACACTGAAGCAGCATTACACAGAAGTCGACGAAGATCTGGCTTTCCGCCTCGTCCTTCAGATGTTCGATTACGTCGCCTGGTTGCCGATGAATGAGAATCGGGCGAGTCAGTTACTGGATCGAATCCTCGTTTATCTGAATTCCTTCGCAATGCGCAGCGACCGCAATTACCAGCTGGATCGTTGTGAATCCTTGCAGCTGATTCGCCTGAGTTGGAAATCCCTTCAGGCCCGGATGCCGCCAATACCTTACGTGTTTGAAATTCTGGCGGCGAACTGGTTGAACGACTCCATAACCTGCACGGCCGACTATCTGGGCTTTCTAAACTCAATGGAGATCCGGCCCATCAAATGGCTGAACCGACTGGAGAAGGTTGCAGTTGTGGCGCCGGTTATCAATTCGCTTCTGCATGCGGCTCTGATGAACGAACTTTGGCGAACGGATGATTCCGAGACCGATGTTGAAAGTCCCTGGCTAAAGGCGGAATTGAAAAGACTTCTCGGGGAGATCTCTTTTCCCAATTTGCGCGGCTCATTGACTTTCAGGAGGATTCGCCAAATTTTAGTACATGTCTGTCTGAAGGAGCGGTTGATTTTCGAGCGGGGTATTCAGGCTCTAGAATCGATGATGGATCGTAAAACGAGATCAGAGCAAGAATTATTAGATGATCTAAATAACGATCTTAACGCCAAGATTGTCTGCCTGGCCTATCGCCTGGCGGGAAGTCAATGA